attttttacataaaaaaatgccggtactaagtcaggaatatgacagttgttaaacattcgttagatgtgtttgagcttttaatattgccatctgattagggactttccgttttgttattttacttttgactagTGAGTTAAGTTAAACACTCTTAAACaagtaaaatctttaattgtgtGATGCCTGCTAagttttgcttttttgattcaaGTCACTGATGAGTAATTTGAAGATTAAACGCGCGTCTTGTCTAAACTATTTTAAACTTGGTATATGTGGTGAGTTTATTTTTTACAGGGTTTGAAACAATTTGGatatttttctcttattttaatgaacaaatgtattcctttaaagattttttttaattcataaaatcgaaaaataaatattaaaattacatTTGATCTGGTTGGCGACTTGAGTAAATATCCTTGTAATTGGAATCATTCTGAGATAACAGTTTATGATAGTTGTTTGACCATTCTTATAGGTACACTAAACATTTATCTCAATATATTTTTTGACAATGAAATTATCATAATAGCTTGGACACACAATGTGAATTGTTGCCAAGAAATGTAGactattcatttaaattttatttcaaatcgtGAAATCTCATTgtttgtaaaaatgataaaacattataaagCATTCAAAATGATAGAACATAACAAACGGAACCCAGAAATGCTTAAATTTCAGCCAAGTATTACTGTTAAAAACTGGTTGATTATTGTAAGCATGGTAAGGTACAGAAATAAATGTATACGAAAACCAAGTGTTGAAATTTACAAAACACATTACAAGAAAAATGTTTCTGATGGATAATACAGAATTAGAACTGCTGAACTTCCGATATTGTTTCATCTGTAGGATAAAAGTTGTCTGTAAAATCGTGACAATTACTCTAACAACGGTATTCAGATGGATTCTGATGTCGTGAAACTGTGGGCGATTACGACTTCCAAGACTTTCCAGAATATAATAACCACAAGTAGCAAGAGATGTTGAAAGGATTataaaatgttgaatgttgattATTTTCCGCGGCCTTTCCTTCGGTTGTAGTTCTCCAGCTAATGCATGAAAACACTTGATTGTGAGTGGTACTCGTAAAATGTTCCCGACAAGATAGTATGTATTCGGACCACCAGCTTGGTTATACTTTGGGATGTACATTAAAATACACTGGATTATGATGAAggataaacaaaataatatacctAGTCCGACTATACACTTCGATTTCCTATTCATATGTCTGTTACAAGCTGTTATATGTCCCGATAAAAGTGAGAAATGTTCTCCATTTTCCTGAGAAAACGAGGCAGAATCTAATAAATGCATTGTATCAAGTGGCACTTTCTGCTTTGGCCACATGTGAGAAATGAATATCAAACTTAACAGACAATATTCAAGCAACACTGGATCCAGGAATGGTTTAAGTATCTTTTCTGCTTTGTATAGAGTTGTTGCGTTGTTGCATAGGTGTTCAGATTTATTTAGAATGTCATTTTTCTCCTCAAAGTACAAGTCTACATTTTTATGTGTCCACAAAGAAATATttgcaacaaacaaaaacatcagTATATAATAGAAACACTTAATATTTGCAAATCTGAATCGTGAGAAATAAACAATGAATATGGTTTGTCCAAGATCGAAAAGCCAAGTAATTATATAATATACTGCTTTCTGTGATAACGACTCACGTATATTACATTGAATATTACATTGAATATGAAGAGATAATTTCATTGCctgtgatacgatatttccgaAGCAAAAGAGCCACAGAAACGCTAATTTCAGTTTGTGTGTAACTTGTCGTCTATGAAAAACCTTCCAATCGCTTTTTATGTGAGCTAGTAAGCTGCAAGCGATTAACAAACATATGGCGAGAGCTAGTATTCCAACCATCAACCATCTAGAATGTTTGGTTGGAAATATCAACATCACTTCAAGAACTGCTATAACTAGGGTCGTTAAGAGAACAAGTCCGGATATACTTGCATCATGAACCGAAAATCCGCCATTTTCCCTCTTCGTTACTAATCCTGCTGTAAAAGGCATTACCAATGCAGCATGTAAAACCCTTCGTAGCATATC
This genomic window from Mytilus galloprovincialis chromosome 9, xbMytGall1.hap1.1, whole genome shotgun sequence contains:
- the LOC143047029 gene encoding uncharacterized protein LOC143047029; translation: MLRRVLHAALVMPFTAGLVTKRENGGFSVHDASISGLVLLTTLVIAVLEVMLIFPTKHSRWLMVGILALAICLLIACSLLAHIKSDWKVFHRRQVTHKLKLAFLWLFCFGNIVSQAMKLSLHIQCNIQCNIRESLSQKAVYYIITWLFDLGQTIFIVYFSRFRFANIKCFYYILMFLFVANISLWTHKNVDLYFEEKNDILNKSEHLCNNATTLYKAEKILKPFLDPVLLEYCLLSLIFISHMWPKQKVPLDTMHLLDSASFSQENGEHFSLLSGHITACNRHMNRKSKCIVGLGILFCLSFIIIQCILMYIPKYNQAGGPNTYYLVGNILRVPLTIKCFHALAGELQPKERPRKIINIQHFIILSTSLATCGYYILESLGSRNRPQFHDIRIHLNTVVRVIVTILQTTFILQMKQYRKFSSSNSVLSIRNIFLVMCFVNFNTWFSYTFISVPYHAYNNQPVFNSNTWLKFKHFWVPFVMFYHFECFIMFYHFYKQ